A genomic stretch from Clavelina lepadiformis chromosome 5, kaClaLepa1.1, whole genome shotgun sequence includes:
- the LOC143461338 gene encoding dehydrogenase/reductase SDR family member 13-like: protein MQKMWFNLLVSAAIAAVVGYYWLNYVKKGPIYESDKKLNGKTVLITGGNCGMGRLLAMDLAKRGARVVIASRNLEKSNKVKDEIIKESGNHEVRAMQVDLEDFDSVRKFAKEFDESEKYLDYLLNNAGMVLEGMTKYGINRIFVVNYFSRFLLTNLLLDKMKKQSAERPVRIINLISDMYKYVDFDESDMTRDSSGFMGPFIMYGKADLADVRFLQNLTRKLKGYDITAQLFNPGYIMSEGLSTYYSFRARMLSHVLIFLMGQDAYHGYQPYLKLVLDDSLVKHKGGFFNTWTHEEWLPHATKESAWEPLMRKSLEVTGLSST, encoded by the exons atgcaaaaaatgtGGTTCAATTTACTGGTGAGTGCTGCCATTGCAGCGGTTGTTGGGTATTACTGGTTGAATTATGTGAAGAAAGGACCGATTTATGAAAGTGACAAGAAGTTGAATGGAAAGACCGTTCTTATCACTG GTGGAAACTGCGGGATGGGAAGATTGTTGGCGATGGATCTTGCCAAGAGAGGAGCTCGTGTTGTCATCGCATCGAGGAATTTGGAGAAATCAAACAAAGTTAAAGAtgaaattattaaagaaagcGGCAACCATGAG GTTCGAGCAATGCAAGTTGATCTCGAAGATTTTGATTCTGtgagaaaatttgcaaaagaatTTGATGAAAGCGAAAAATATCTCGATTATCTTCTCAACAATGCAG GTATGGTACTGGAGGGCATGACCAAATATGGAATAAATCGCATTTTTGTCGTCAACTACTTCTCTCGTTTCCTCCTCACCAACCTGCTCCTGGATAAGATGAAGAAGCAAAGCGCTGAGAGACCGGTCCGGATCATCAACCTCATATCGGACATGTACAA ATATGTAGACTTCGACGAATCTGACATGACCAGGGACTCCAGTGGCTTTATGGGCCCTTTCATTATGTACGGCAAAGCTGACCTTGCTGACGTCCGATTTTTACAGAACCTCACTCGTAAGCTGAAGGGTTATGACATCACAGCTCAACTTTTTAATCCAG GATATATCATGTCGGAGGGACTTTCTACGTACTATTCTTTCAGGGCGCGAATGTTATCTCATGTCTTAATATTTCTTATGGGGca GGACGCCTACCACGGCTACCAACCCTACCTTAAGCTTGTTCTCGATGACTCCTTGGTGAAACACAAGGGAGGATTCTTTAATACCTGGACGCACGAAGAATGGTTGCCACACGCCACGAAAGAAAGCGCCTGGGAGCCACTAATGAGAAAAAGCTTAGAAGTCACAGGCTTGTCGTCGACATAA